In one window of Streptomyces sp. NBC_01224 DNA:
- a CDS encoding CPCC family cysteine-rich protein, whose amino-acid sequence MTHRYPCPCCGHRVLDDMPGSFETCPVCFWEDDGVQFRWPTMDGGANKISLIEAQRNYQDFGACNQHSRRYVSPPAEDEPLDPAWRPINLTRDSFEDWEAEDRAPWPDDRSVLCWWLPTFWLRDQSAS is encoded by the coding sequence GTGACCCACCGCTACCCCTGCCCCTGCTGCGGGCACCGCGTGCTCGACGACATGCCCGGCTCCTTCGAGACCTGCCCGGTCTGTTTCTGGGAGGACGACGGGGTCCAGTTCCGCTGGCCGACCATGGACGGCGGAGCGAACAAGATCTCCCTGATCGAGGCTCAGCGCAACTACCAGGACTTCGGTGCCTGCAACCAGCACAGCCGGCGGTACGTCAGCCCTCCGGCCGAGGACGAGCCGCTCGACCCTGCCTGGCGCCCCATCAACCTGACGCGCGACTCCTTCGAGGACTGGGAAGCCGAGGACCGCGCCCCGTGGCCCGATGACCGCTCGGTGCTCTGCTGGTGGCTGCCCACCTTCTGGCTCCGCGACCAGTCGGCGTCATGA
- a CDS encoding tetratricopeptide repeat protein translates to MAAQREPNFPLRDVIAAVDCTYEALARDVRRIAAENGEILQTNKSAISHWVNGTRAPSGRVGQYLAEALSRRAGRTVTRTDIGLPVGDAEEPAESDPVLAVTDLGRADVQRRRYLAIAAFTTAGVAMPLGYDHEATTRMLRARTGTSLVGAEDVDVVRQITAAFSAADERLGGGHGLTTVTAYLADTAAPMLHGRFPSEALRRAAFGAVAELAYLAGWKHHDLGQEGAAQRYYQVGYKLACEADPHGHAAWMMRALAHQALSLKQPHHCVDLVEGALRTGLGHVDGQTEALLHITHARAYAAVNENPLAARALLAAEDALLRDDGPQPSYSRVSGPAAGTVASHTARTLTDLADHIGTEQQHRDALTRWDPVKYKRVHALTHADLGDSLAAQARADEAVAAWTKALVLMEGMTSDRTRKAITSIRSTLAIYQRRKVPGAADLARRAREALA, encoded by the coding sequence GTGGCGGCGCAGCGAGAACCCAACTTCCCTCTGCGCGATGTCATCGCGGCGGTCGACTGCACCTACGAGGCCCTCGCCAGAGACGTGCGGCGCATCGCCGCCGAGAACGGCGAGATCCTCCAGACCAACAAGTCGGCCATCTCGCACTGGGTGAACGGCACCCGCGCCCCGTCCGGCCGGGTAGGTCAGTACCTGGCCGAGGCGCTGTCCCGCCGAGCGGGACGTACGGTCACCCGTACCGATATCGGCCTGCCCGTCGGTGATGCCGAGGAGCCGGCGGAATCCGACCCCGTCCTCGCCGTCACCGACCTGGGCCGCGCCGACGTCCAACGTCGCCGCTACCTCGCCATCGCGGCCTTCACCACCGCCGGCGTGGCCATGCCGCTCGGCTACGACCACGAAGCCACCACCCGCATGCTCCGCGCCCGCACCGGCACGTCCCTCGTCGGCGCGGAGGACGTGGACGTCGTACGGCAGATCACCGCGGCCTTCAGCGCCGCCGACGAGCGCCTCGGCGGCGGGCACGGCCTGACCACCGTCACCGCGTACCTGGCCGACACAGCCGCCCCCATGCTGCACGGACGCTTCCCCAGCGAAGCCTTACGTCGGGCCGCCTTCGGCGCCGTCGCCGAACTCGCCTACCTCGCAGGGTGGAAGCACCACGACCTTGGCCAGGAAGGCGCCGCCCAGCGCTACTACCAGGTCGGCTACAAGCTCGCTTGCGAAGCCGACCCCCACGGCCACGCCGCCTGGATGATGCGCGCCCTCGCCCACCAAGCCCTGAGCCTCAAGCAGCCCCACCACTGCGTCGACCTCGTCGAAGGCGCCCTCCGCACAGGTCTCGGCCACGTCGACGGCCAGACCGAAGCGCTCCTCCACATCACGCACGCCCGCGCCTACGCCGCGGTCAACGAGAACCCCTTGGCCGCGCGCGCCCTACTCGCCGCCGAGGACGCCCTCCTCCGGGACGACGGCCCCCAACCCAGCTACTCCCGCGTAAGCGGCCCCGCCGCCGGCACCGTAGCCAGCCACACCGCCCGCACCCTGACCGACCTCGCAGACCACATTGGCACCGAGCAGCAGCACCGGGACGCCCTCACCCGCTGGGACCCTGTGAAGTACAAGCGCGTCCACGCCCTCACCCACGCCGACCTCGGCGACAGCCTCGCCGCCCAGGCCCGCGCCGATGAGGCCGTCGCCGCCTGGACCAAGGCCCTCGTCCTCATGGAGGGCATGACCTCCGACCGGACGCGCAAGGCGATCACCTCGATCCGTTCCACCCTGGCGATCTACCAGAGGCGCAAGGTACCCGGCGCCGCCGATCTTGCTCGCCGCGCCCGCGAGGCCCTCGCCTAA
- a CDS encoding restriction endonuclease has protein sequence MTSTPKPAQPISPAAYGALAGALKSIFWYKRDLERFIRLWATDHPSLLAHMDFSGYKWATADEFVDRLMANERQYRDLSLRMMAEVSQLTSFPALKRHESAESLIAEAREAVDHLRGLVDRQRVAHEQQSQFDDELLTYRAVVEAQHGFEAKLAALKERFLELERMDNRQKAGRLFEPFLNDVFRLFDMEPRLSYSLEYEQIDGSLTFDTDDYIVEAKWWQEAIQPHHLYSFNEKVRRKGKNSLGIFISVNGFTSGAREAYRESTPFLTMEGLDFFYVLDGRLTLDELLRRKKRHTNETGSCYFPATMFPGE, from the coding sequence ATGACGAGCACGCCGAAACCAGCGCAGCCGATCAGCCCAGCCGCCTACGGAGCCCTGGCCGGCGCGCTTAAGTCGATCTTCTGGTACAAGCGTGACCTCGAACGATTCATCCGCTTGTGGGCCACGGACCACCCTTCACTGCTGGCCCACATGGACTTCAGCGGTTACAAATGGGCCACCGCAGATGAGTTCGTGGACCGGTTGATGGCAAATGAGCGCCAATACCGCGATCTTTCACTTCGGATGATGGCGGAGGTTTCTCAACTGACGAGCTTCCCTGCACTGAAACGGCACGAGAGCGCCGAATCACTGATCGCCGAAGCAAGGGAAGCAGTCGACCATCTCAGGGGGCTGGTGGACCGCCAGCGCGTTGCCCACGAGCAACAGTCGCAGTTCGATGATGAGCTTCTCACGTACCGCGCTGTAGTGGAGGCCCAGCATGGCTTTGAAGCTAAGCTTGCCGCTCTTAAAGAACGCTTCCTCGAACTGGAGCGCATGGATAATCGCCAGAAGGCAGGCAGGCTCTTCGAGCCATTCCTGAATGACGTCTTCAGGCTGTTCGACATGGAACCGCGCCTGTCATACAGCCTGGAGTACGAGCAAATCGACGGCTCGCTCACCTTCGACACGGACGACTACATCGTTGAAGCCAAGTGGTGGCAGGAGGCGATCCAGCCCCACCACCTCTACAGCTTCAATGAAAAGGTGAGGCGGAAGGGGAAAAATTCGCTTGGAATCTTTATCAGCGTAAATGGATTCACTAGCGGAGCCCGAGAAGCGTACAGAGAGAGTACGCCGTTCCTGACGATGGAGGGGCTCGATTTCTTCTACGTTCTCGACGGGCGCCTCACGCTCGACGAACTTTTGCGACGCAAGAAGCGTCACACAAATGAGACCGGAAGCTGCTACTTTCCAGCCACGATGTTCCCGGGCGAATAG
- a CDS encoding ATP-binding protein: MEFQGRAGDLELLAEQYRTVAEAVGATRGRAVIMTGRRRVGKSRLVQEFCDRSGAPYVVFQATRGRNPVTERADFAATLAQSLLPGAELVAGLQAQDWNQALRSLALAVPDDSPSIAVIDEVPWLVEQDQEFEGALQTVWDRHLSSKPVLLLLVGSDTSVMEALQSYGRPFFGRAAKMTVHPLNLADVQAMTELDAAGAVDAQLITGGFPEIVQSWRPGMGRTAFLQASVANPLSPLLVAGELSLLGEFPEASHSRAVLEAVGSGERTFSAIAAQAGGASALPSGTLSPLLAMLQAKRVLAADLPLSVKPDSKNKRYRIADPYLRFWLAFLARAIPLIERGRGDLALERIERSWTSWRGRAVEPLIRESLLRLMPNDEWPETEAIGGWWNRQNNPEIDLIGADREPVARQVSFVGSVKWLETQPFGRHEYDALVRDMLAVPGTAPDTPLVAVSRCGVTGDLPLTAHWGPEDLVRAWQPR; this comes from the coding sequence GTGGAGTTTCAAGGTCGGGCCGGAGATCTTGAGCTGCTGGCTGAGCAGTACCGGACAGTGGCAGAGGCGGTTGGAGCCACTCGGGGGCGGGCTGTGATCATGACGGGCCGGCGCCGAGTAGGGAAGTCGCGACTGGTCCAGGAGTTCTGCGACCGCTCGGGAGCGCCGTACGTGGTGTTTCAGGCCACCCGTGGGCGCAACCCTGTGACGGAGCGCGCCGACTTTGCCGCGACGCTCGCGCAGTCGCTACTGCCTGGGGCGGAGCTGGTCGCCGGCCTCCAGGCGCAGGACTGGAACCAGGCCCTGCGCTCTCTGGCGCTCGCGGTACCCGATGACTCGCCCAGCATCGCGGTGATCGACGAGGTGCCCTGGCTGGTCGAGCAGGATCAGGAATTCGAGGGCGCACTCCAGACTGTCTGGGACCGTCACTTGTCCTCCAAGCCCGTGCTTCTGCTGCTGGTCGGCAGCGATACATCGGTGATGGAGGCACTGCAGTCGTACGGACGCCCGTTCTTCGGTCGGGCAGCGAAAATGACCGTCCACCCCCTGAACCTGGCCGACGTACAGGCCATGACCGAACTCGACGCCGCAGGGGCCGTCGACGCCCAGTTGATCACTGGCGGATTCCCCGAGATCGTGCAGTCGTGGCGGCCGGGAATGGGGCGTACAGCCTTCTTGCAGGCGTCGGTCGCCAATCCTCTCTCGCCCCTGCTGGTGGCCGGCGAGCTGTCCCTGCTGGGCGAATTCCCCGAGGCTTCGCACTCACGGGCCGTGCTGGAAGCGGTTGGCAGCGGTGAGCGCACGTTCAGTGCAATCGCAGCCCAGGCCGGCGGCGCCAGCGCTCTGCCGTCCGGCACGCTCTCCCCGCTGCTGGCCATGCTGCAGGCCAAGCGAGTCCTGGCTGCTGATCTCCCCCTGTCGGTCAAGCCGGACAGCAAGAACAAGCGCTACCGGATCGCCGACCCGTATCTGCGGTTCTGGCTGGCGTTCCTGGCACGCGCGATCCCACTCATCGAGCGAGGCCGCGGTGACTTGGCACTGGAACGCATCGAGCGGTCATGGACCAGTTGGCGCGGGCGAGCGGTCGAGCCACTGATCCGCGAGTCCTTGCTGCGTCTGATGCCCAATGATGAGTGGCCCGAGACCGAGGCCATCGGCGGTTGGTGGAACCGTCAGAACAACCCCGAGATCGACCTCATCGGTGCAGACCGCGAGCCGGTGGCCCGGCAGGTGTCCTTCGTCGGGTCGGTCAAGTGGCTGGAGACCCAGCCCTTCGGCCGTCATGAGTACGACGCCTTGGTGCGCGACATGCTCGCCGTCCCCGGTACCGCCCCGGATACTCCACTGGTCGCGGTCTCCCGCTGTGGGGTGACCGGTGATCTGCCGCTCACCGCGCACTGGGGGCCGGAGGACCTCGTACGGGCGTGGCAGCCCCGATAG
- a CDS encoding phosphotransferase family protein gives MTTNPSAELLDNLLTATGQTTAVREEVRVWSMSGVERVTFPDGSTAIFKYAKKPFDSEDQALRLAHTLGVPVPQVHASAVLDGWLGMLMEDLGPSVREADDLDGVAAAVILHGTRTAPPLPVLGQERLRALPARALEHLERLRKADRWQDADDVEDALDQIAKAAEARSAGATLEPFGWVHSEFHPTSLHIGERGWRLLDFARAFTGPGLLDLASWHGTIEPPHAIRLRVFLEQYVTAGGTPDALAPRGGLTAEHWALGWHRMWAVEWFMEQSVRWIDDPATDPAYIKAVRRHLTDALHLLEI, from the coding sequence GTGACCACAAACCCCAGCGCCGAACTCCTCGACAACCTGCTCACCGCGACCGGCCAGACCACCGCCGTACGGGAGGAGGTACGCGTGTGGTCCATGTCCGGCGTCGAGCGCGTGACCTTCCCCGACGGCTCCACGGCCATCTTCAAGTACGCCAAGAAGCCGTTCGACAGCGAGGACCAGGCCCTCCGCCTTGCCCACACCCTCGGCGTACCCGTCCCCCAGGTCCACGCCTCCGCCGTCCTGGACGGATGGCTCGGCATGCTCATGGAGGACCTCGGACCGTCCGTCCGCGAGGCCGACGACCTCGACGGCGTCGCTGCGGCCGTGATCCTGCACGGCACCCGTACGGCTCCGCCCTTGCCTGTCCTCGGCCAGGAGCGCCTGCGCGCACTTCCGGCCCGGGCGCTGGAACACCTCGAACGGCTGCGCAAGGCCGACCGGTGGCAGGACGCCGACGACGTCGAGGACGCGCTCGACCAGATCGCCAAGGCCGCCGAAGCCCGCTCGGCCGGAGCAACACTGGAACCGTTCGGCTGGGTGCACTCCGAGTTCCACCCCACCAGCCTCCACATCGGCGAGCGCGGCTGGCGGCTCCTCGACTTCGCCCGCGCCTTCACCGGCCCCGGCCTGCTCGACCTCGCCAGCTGGCACGGCACCATCGAGCCCCCGCACGCCATCCGCCTCCGCGTCTTCCTGGAGCAGTACGTCACCGCCGGCGGCACCCCCGACGCCCTCGCCCCGCGCGGCGGGCTCACCGCCGAACATTGGGCCCTGGGCTGGCACCGCATGTGGGCCGTCGAGTGGTTCATGGAGCAGTCCGTCCGCTGGATCGACGACCCGGCCACCGACCCCGCCTACATCAAGGCTGTCCGCCGCCACCTCACCGACGCCCTCCACCTCCTGGAGATCTGA
- a CDS encoding HEAT repeat domain-containing protein, which yields MGDPRCGPALIGLLDSDNPTVREWAAMALANLDIDGAAEPLRRAYRACLERATPPDWTEPGGIRWALTELGARTPVVPPLTAHLRATAADDAPGWPSAHFTEIINNLADHAQVILYSQFWRVDASHTYGVSDTGLDWELDWTAPWEHLVEESRTWSLLEASEAPAGDNIFVAPTWIDRTDLYPER from the coding sequence GTGGGAGACCCCCGCTGCGGCCCCGCCCTCATCGGACTGCTGGACAGCGACAACCCGACCGTCCGCGAATGGGCAGCCATGGCGCTGGCGAACCTGGATATCGACGGTGCGGCCGAGCCCCTGCGCCGCGCCTACCGCGCATGCCTGGAACGAGCGACCCCGCCCGACTGGACCGAGCCGGGCGGCATCCGCTGGGCCCTGACCGAACTCGGCGCACGCACCCCCGTCGTCCCACCGCTCACCGCTCACCTACGAGCCACCGCGGCGGATGACGCCCCCGGCTGGCCCTCGGCCCACTTCACCGAGATCATCAACAACCTGGCCGACCACGCCCAGGTGATCCTCTACTCCCAGTTCTGGCGAGTGGATGCCAGCCACACGTACGGCGTCTCCGACACCGGCCTGGACTGGGAACTCGACTGGACCGCACCCTGGGAGCACCTGGTCGAAGAGTCCCGCACCTGGTCCCTGCTTGAAGCCTCCGAGGCCCCCGCCGGCGACAACATCTTCGTCGCCCCCACCTGGATCGACCGTACCGACCTGTACCCGGAGAGGTGA
- a CDS encoding DUF6000 family protein encodes MPSQHPEEIGYGHVIESYVTRTYSGLPRYLVLNGGRFLSPRWWHTTRFTRHLLNDAAAITDEELEALLGYEWRSRLTAAWLIGLDRRERFRARVGDLLLASEVCYSGSAYCFALARFGTHADAEILTAYLDHYLPRTDLHYDQPAALGALLRLDALLGTHHTDRLTEPDGIWDEWVMGVGRLGYPSYTPAELRRWTDLQCDFANGWTRT; translated from the coding sequence ATGCCGTCCCAGCACCCCGAGGAAATCGGCTACGGCCATGTGATCGAGAGCTACGTGACGAGGACGTACTCGGGCCTCCCGCGCTACCTCGTACTGAACGGCGGGCGCTTCCTGAGCCCCCGGTGGTGGCACACCACCCGCTTCACCCGACACCTGCTCAATGACGCCGCCGCGATCACCGACGAGGAACTGGAAGCCCTCCTCGGGTACGAATGGCGCTCGCGCCTCACCGCCGCCTGGCTGATCGGCCTCGACCGCCGCGAACGGTTCCGGGCACGCGTCGGCGACCTGCTACTGGCCAGCGAGGTCTGCTACTCCGGCAGCGCCTACTGCTTCGCCCTGGCCCGCTTCGGCACCCACGCCGACGCCGAGATCCTCACCGCCTACCTCGACCACTACCTCCCCCGCACCGACCTCCACTACGACCAGCCCGCCGCCCTGGGCGCCCTCCTCCGCCTCGACGCCCTCCTCGGTACCCACCACACCGACCGCTTAACGGAGCCCGACGGCATCTGGGACGAGTGGGTCATGGGCGTGGGACGCCTCGGCTACCCCAGCTACACCCCCGCCGAGCTTCGCCGCTGGACGGACCTCCAATGCGACTTCGCCAACGGCTGGACCCGGACGTAG
- a CDS encoding class I SAM-dependent methyltransferase: protein MLAQASPWHAHALQRTAAGLAEPLSVPARMEWTTRPGQGPGADVLGPDLRGKRLLELGCGPGHNAAHLATRHGAHVTGVDLVGLQVRRARSHYGRLNNLTFVAGHALHYLHASDEQFDAIYSVFAAVGLVAPELLLPAIAQRLTPGRVLVFSVPHPQRGSRSPSSDDRPRRDFVALPDRTRLPIARWEFDTDRWERHLSQAGFWLTSAQEFHDPRMGHWPTTLLIRARKL from the coding sequence GTGCTCGCCCAGGCATCCCCCTGGCACGCCCACGCGCTCCAGCGCACCGCCGCTGGACTCGCCGAACCCCTGTCCGTACCCGCACGGATGGAATGGACCACGCGACCCGGCCAAGGGCCCGGAGCTGACGTCCTCGGCCCCGACCTGCGCGGCAAGCGACTGCTGGAACTCGGCTGCGGCCCCGGCCACAACGCCGCCCACCTCGCCACCCGCCACGGCGCCCACGTCACCGGCGTCGACCTGGTCGGCCTCCAGGTCCGCCGCGCCCGCTCCCACTACGGACGGCTGAACAACCTCACCTTCGTCGCCGGCCACGCCCTGCACTACCTGCACGCCTCCGACGAGCAGTTCGACGCGATCTACTCCGTCTTCGCCGCCGTAGGGCTCGTCGCTCCTGAGCTCCTGCTGCCGGCCATCGCTCAACGCCTCACGCCCGGCCGGGTGCTCGTCTTCTCCGTTCCGCACCCGCAGCGCGGCAGCCGCAGCCCCTCCAGCGACGATCGGCCCCGCCGCGACTTCGTCGCCCTCCCCGACCGCACCCGGCTCCCCATTGCCCGCTGGGAGTTCGACACCGACCGCTGGGAGAGGCACCTCAGCCAGGCCGGGTTCTGGCTCACCTCGGCCCAGGAGTTCCACGACCCCCGCATGGGCCACTGGCCCACCACCCTGCTGATCCGCGCTCGCAAGCTCTGA
- a CDS encoding redoxin domain-containing protein, with amino-acid sequence MPYVIAGLVLVGAVALLNLVLLMVILRRWQELEVVRRRADFAAQGPQPGDGFPDFTAIALSGRTLTQDDFRSGELLLGVFSHDCPSCTDSLPDFAERADRARAAGGRVLALVIGAEAGESSLTAQLVGPADEVVPGPEASPLFGALRVPAFPTILSYQDGVVAAPSAAGREPVSAAS; translated from the coding sequence TTGCCTTACGTCATTGCCGGTCTGGTGCTCGTCGGAGCCGTCGCCCTGCTCAACCTCGTCCTGCTCATGGTCATCCTGCGCCGCTGGCAGGAGCTCGAAGTCGTACGCCGACGCGCCGACTTCGCGGCCCAGGGGCCGCAACCCGGTGACGGATTCCCGGACTTCACCGCCATCGCGCTCAGCGGCCGGACCCTGACCCAGGACGACTTCCGCTCCGGGGAACTGCTGCTGGGTGTCTTCTCCCACGACTGCCCGTCCTGCACCGACAGCCTCCCCGACTTCGCCGAACGGGCCGACCGGGCCCGGGCAGCAGGCGGCCGGGTCCTGGCCCTGGTGATCGGCGCCGAAGCCGGCGAGAGCAGCCTGACCGCCCAACTCGTGGGGCCGGCGGACGAAGTGGTGCCGGGGCCCGAGGCGTCACCACTGTTCGGCGCCCTGCGCGTCCCTGCCTTCCCCACGATCCTCAGCTACCAGGACGGCGTTGTCGCCGCTCCCTCCGCCGCCGGCCGCGAACCGGT
- a CDS encoding NUDIX domain-containing protein: MPNNPPDEGNTVTQQTDDQPKALKPALESMTLLVAAVIVHDKAANRVVLLQRSENAKFAQGLWDLPVGKSEPGEPITETAVRELYEETGLTVKPESLKVAHIIHGAWGVEAPNGFLTVVFAAHDWTGEPENREPRKHSQVRWVDANAIPDAFVDTTASALHQYLHGSSQVSLDGWR; encoded by the coding sequence ATGCCCAACAACCCGCCCGACGAAGGGAACACCGTGACCCAGCAGACCGACGACCAGCCCAAGGCCCTGAAGCCGGCGCTCGAATCCATGACCCTGCTGGTCGCCGCCGTCATCGTCCACGACAAGGCCGCCAACCGCGTCGTCCTCCTCCAGCGCAGCGAAAACGCCAAGTTCGCCCAGGGCCTGTGGGACCTCCCCGTCGGCAAGAGCGAGCCGGGCGAACCCATCACGGAGACTGCAGTCCGCGAGCTCTACGAGGAGACGGGTCTCACGGTGAAGCCCGAGTCCCTCAAGGTCGCCCACATCATCCACGGCGCCTGGGGCGTCGAAGCCCCCAACGGCTTCCTTACCGTCGTCTTCGCCGCCCACGACTGGACCGGCGAACCCGAAAACCGCGAACCTCGCAAGCACTCCCAGGTCCGCTGGGTCGATGCCAACGCCATCCCCGACGCCTTTGTCGACACAACTGCCAGTGCTCTCCATCAGTACCTGCACGGCAGTTCTCAGGTGTCACTTGACGGGTGGCGTTAG
- a CDS encoding HAD domain-containing protein has product MRPPYLLLDIDGVLIPFPNADGSTPATHARHDVVPTGRSAGNPVTVWLDPAHGLALMDVISTGLVTPVWCTSWRQDATTLIEPLLGLPPLPHVNLPRPQITTSHPNGYLWKRDHVDAWLGDAPAVWIDDDFTGLDHEWAVERTAKGTATLLIQPDPHLGLQPEHLTEVTRWVAQLPTARAA; this is encoded by the coding sequence ATGCGCCCGCCCTACCTGCTCCTCGATATCGACGGCGTCCTCATACCCTTCCCCAACGCGGACGGCTCGACCCCGGCCACCCACGCCCGCCACGACGTCGTCCCCACCGGCCGGAGCGCCGGCAACCCGGTTACCGTCTGGCTCGATCCCGCCCACGGTCTCGCGCTCATGGACGTGATCAGTACGGGTCTCGTCACTCCGGTCTGGTGCACCAGCTGGCGGCAGGACGCCACCACCCTGATCGAACCGCTCCTCGGCCTCCCGCCTCTGCCGCACGTCAACCTGCCGCGTCCCCAGATCACCACCAGCCACCCCAACGGCTACCTGTGGAAACGCGACCACGTCGACGCCTGGCTGGGCGACGCCCCCGCCGTCTGGATCGACGACGACTTCACCGGCCTCGACCATGAATGGGCGGTGGAGCGCACTGCGAAGGGAACGGCGACCCTCCTCATTCAGCCCGACCCGCACCTCGGTCTACAGCCCGAGCATCTGACCGAGGTCACGAGGTGGGTCGCGCAGTTACCCACAGCCCGCGCCGCCTGA
- a CDS encoding AfsR/SARP family transcriptional regulator — protein sequence MLATGSHFRVLGRVEWTVDGHPRAIGRRRERLLLGLLLLEMGRPLPMDRLIELLSDEDERPRSRADLYVNVCRLRASLRQGGCDGSVRLVRSGSTYTLTGDPQLVDLHRFTQLVNRAQRGTEPQEVSRLASLALAEWRGAVLEDVASERTRRGVGTAFGELLISAQLLRVAAEFKLRNYWSLAAELARLTEDYPEHEMLLAFRAATLYECGRRADALRVLSSARAQMTARLGLDLSRELQDLREAILRGNPVDRRIFRCGALGAV from the coding sequence ATGCTTGCCACGGGGTCGCATTTTCGAGTGCTGGGCAGAGTTGAGTGGACCGTCGACGGACACCCCAGAGCCATCGGTCGCCGCCGCGAGCGTCTGCTGCTGGGTTTGCTCCTGCTGGAGATGGGCCGGCCACTCCCGATGGACCGGCTGATCGAGCTGCTGTCGGACGAGGACGAACGACCGCGGTCCCGGGCCGATCTGTATGTGAATGTCTGCCGGCTGCGGGCGAGCCTTCGCCAGGGCGGATGCGACGGGTCGGTGCGGCTGGTGCGGAGCGGTTCGACGTACACCCTGACCGGCGATCCGCAGCTGGTGGATCTGCACCGCTTCACTCAGCTGGTCAACCGGGCTCAGCGGGGCACCGAGCCGCAGGAGGTTTCACGACTCGCCTCGTTAGCCCTGGCCGAGTGGCGGGGGGCGGTGCTGGAGGACGTCGCATCCGAGCGGACACGCCGAGGTGTCGGCACCGCTTTCGGCGAACTGCTGATCTCGGCGCAACTGCTGCGTGTCGCGGCGGAGTTCAAGCTGCGTAACTACTGGTCGCTCGCCGCGGAGCTCGCGCGGCTCACCGAGGACTATCCGGAACACGAGATGCTCTTGGCCTTCCGCGCGGCCACGCTCTACGAGTGCGGCCGTCGCGCGGATGCGCTGCGGGTGCTGTCCTCGGCGCGAGCACAAATGACCGCGCGGCTGGGGTTGGATCTGAGCCGCGAGCTGCAGGATCTGCGCGAGGCGATCCTGCGGGGCAATCCCGTGGACCGCCGTATCTTCCGCTGCGGCGCCCTGGGCGCCGTGTGA
- a CDS encoding tyrosine-type recombinase/integrase, which produces MKAHLRDFPADGPESWVFTAPQGGPVVYTHFMDGSWRPACAKAGIPKGTGPHALRHHYASLLIKHGESVKTVSERLGHTNAAMTLNIYTHLWPDSEERTRAAVDKAYADQSADAQPQVDEAA; this is translated from the coding sequence GTGAAGGCCCACCTGCGGGACTTCCCCGCCGATGGGCCCGAGAGCTGGGTCTTCACGGCGCCGCAAGGCGGACCCGTGGTCTACACGCACTTCATGGACGGGTCCTGGCGGCCCGCCTGCGCGAAGGCCGGCATACCGAAGGGCACCGGACCCCACGCCCTCCGGCACCACTACGCCAGCCTGTTGATCAAGCACGGCGAGTCCGTGAAGACGGTCTCCGAGCGCCTGGGCCACACCAATGCGGCCATGACGCTGAACATCTACACCCACCTGTGGCCCGACTCCGAGGAGCGGACCCGGGCCGCGGTCGACAAGGCGTACGCGGACCAATCCGCCGACGCCCAGCCACAGGTCGACGAAGCGGCGTAA